In the Geobacter sp. FeAm09 genome, one interval contains:
- the recR gene encoding recombination mediator RecR: MLTKSSSLMRLVGELKKLPGIGERTALRLAFHLLKSPHNMTALAESLQEVRTRVHACSNCFAVTEDDPCAICTGNRDAGTICVVENSQDLMALERSNAYQGMYHVLEGAISPLGGVGPSDLRIAELLERIGRGGVNEVVIATNFTVEGEATALYLTKALKPYGVKVTRLAHGIPLGSDIEFVDAATVQWALQGRNEL, encoded by the coding sequence ATGCTAACAAAATCTTCCTCATTGATGCGTCTGGTTGGAGAACTGAAGAAGCTGCCCGGTATCGGCGAGCGTACGGCCCTGCGGCTGGCGTTCCATCTTCTCAAATCTCCCCATAACATGACGGCGCTGGCGGAATCCCTGCAGGAGGTCCGCACCAGGGTTCACGCCTGTTCCAACTGCTTTGCCGTTACCGAGGATGACCCCTGCGCCATCTGTACCGGCAACCGGGATGCCGGCACGATCTGCGTGGTGGAGAACTCCCAGGATCTGATGGCCCTGGAACGGAGCAACGCCTACCAGGGGATGTACCATGTCCTCGAGGGGGCGATCTCGCCCCTGGGGGGCGTCGGCCCCTCCGATCTGCGCATCGCCGAATTGCTGGAGCGGATCGGGCGCGGCGGGGTCAACGAGGTGGTCATCGCCACCAATTTTACGGTGGAGGGGGAGGCGACGGCCCTCTATCTCACCAAGGCGCTCAAACCGTACGGGGTGAAGGTTACCCGCCTGGCCCACGGCATCCCGCTGGGAAGCGATATAGAATTCGTCGATGCGGCCACGGTGCAATGGGCGCTCCAGGGGAGAAACGAGCTGTAG
- a CDS encoding TIGR02757 family protein, whose translation MPRTPDLKTVLDDLYAARSAAHLANDPLSFCHRYKEPADREVAAVIASSFAYGGVKIILRTLGRVFAELGPSPRRFVEGFDPKRGVRTFSGFKHRFNDDRDLCALLWSCRLMIEESGSINAFFARFHPSGAEDVTAALNGYASAVRGLDYRPVFGTAAIPAGSYFPFFFPAPASGSACKRLCMFLRWMVRPADGIDLGLWQGISPAQLVIPVDTHISRICSYLGFTHRKTADWRMAQEITASLRLLDPADPVKYDFSLAHLGISEGCTGNDPLRCLECAIAGVCPRAVTD comes from the coding sequence ATGCCACGAACCCCTGACCTGAAAACCGTCCTGGACGATCTGTACGCCGCCCGCTCAGCGGCGCATCTGGCCAACGACCCGCTCTCCTTCTGCCACCGCTACAAGGAACCGGCCGATCGGGAGGTGGCCGCCGTCATCGCCTCCTCCTTCGCCTATGGCGGGGTCAAGATCATCCTGCGCACCCTGGGGAGGGTCTTTGCCGAACTGGGCCCGTCGCCGCGCCGGTTCGTGGAGGGTTTCGATCCGAAGCGGGGAGTGCGGACGTTCAGCGGCTTCAAGCACCGCTTCAACGACGACCGCGACCTGTGCGCCCTTTTGTGGTCCTGCCGGTTGATGATCGAGGAGAGCGGCAGCATCAACGCCTTCTTTGCGCGCTTTCACCCTAGCGGGGCCGAGGATGTGACGGCCGCCCTCAACGGCTATGCCTCGGCCGTGCGAGGCCTGGACTACCGCCCCGTGTTCGGCACGGCAGCCATCCCCGCCGGCTCCTATTTCCCCTTTTTCTTCCCCGCTCCCGCCTCGGGCAGCGCCTGCAAGCGGCTCTGCATGTTCCTGCGCTGGATGGTCCGCCCGGCCGACGGCATCGACCTGGGGCTCTGGCAGGGGATCTCGCCCGCACAGCTCGTCATCCCGGTGGATACCCACATCAGCCGCATCTGTTCCTACCTGGGCTTTACCCACAGAAAGACCGCCGACTGGCGCATGGCCCAAGAGATCACCGCCAGCCTGCGCCTGCTCGATCCCGCGGATCCGGTCAAATACGACTTCTCCCTGGCTCACCTGGGCATCAGCGAAGGCTGCACCGGCAACGATCCCCTCCGCTGCCTGGAGTGCGCCATCGCCGGGGTCTGTCCCCGGGCGGTTACGGATTAA
- the galT gene encoding galactose-1-phosphate uridylyltransferase, whose translation MSELRWDPIKLHWVIIATERGRRPRDFHVEPEGDGMTACPFCYGNEDKTPPEIFAIRPSGMPNAANWRVRVIPNKYPALRVEGELNNRGYGLYDVMNGIGAHEVIIETPDHNRSMADLTIHEITDVLTAYRARYLDLRKDFRFRYMVLFKNHGLRAGATLHHSHSQLIAVPLLPPVAATQLKVARNYFDTKERCIFCDLIAFELSSNERVVREFSNFVTLTPYASSSPFEVRLYPKRHSHDFALMNDAQLAELAVAMKDMLLRIKNVLRDAPYNFILHTAPPMHRRPGKPTHWNSLEQDYHWHIELVPRLTQVAGFEWGTGFYINPTSPEDAASFLREADV comes from the coding sequence ATGTCAGAACTTCGCTGGGACCCCATAAAGCTGCACTGGGTTATCATCGCCACCGAGCGCGGCCGGCGGCCGCGGGATTTCCACGTGGAGCCGGAGGGGGATGGCATGACCGCCTGCCCCTTCTGCTACGGCAACGAGGATAAGACGCCGCCCGAGATCTTCGCCATCCGCCCCAGCGGCATGCCCAACGCGGCCAACTGGCGGGTGCGGGTGATCCCCAACAAATACCCGGCGCTCAGGGTGGAGGGGGAGCTGAACAACCGCGGCTACGGGCTGTACGACGTGATGAACGGCATCGGCGCCCACGAGGTGATCATCGAGACCCCCGACCACAACCGCAGCATGGCCGATCTCACCATCCACGAGATCACCGACGTCCTGACCGCCTACCGCGCCCGCTATCTGGACCTGCGCAAGGATTTCCGCTTCCGCTACATGGTGCTCTTCAAGAATCACGGGCTCCGTGCCGGGGCGACCCTGCACCACTCCCACAGCCAGTTGATCGCCGTGCCGCTTTTGCCGCCGGTGGCCGCCACCCAGCTCAAGGTGGCGCGCAACTATTTCGACACCAAGGAGCGCTGCATCTTCTGCGATCTCATTGCGTTCGAACTGAGCAGCAACGAACGGGTGGTGCGGGAGTTCTCCAACTTCGTCACCCTCACCCCCTACGCCTCCAGTTCCCCGTTCGAAGTGCGGCTGTATCCCAAACGCCACAGCCACGACTTCGCCCTGATGAACGACGCCCAACTGGCCGAGTTGGCCGTGGCCATGAAGGATATGCTGCTCAGGATCAAGAACGTGCTGCGGGATGCGCCCTACAACTTCATCCTCCACACCGCGCCCCCCATGCACCGGCGGCCCGGAAAACCGACCCACTGGAACTCGCTGGAACAGGATTACCACTGGCATATCGAACTGGTGCCCCGCCTGACCCAGGTTGCCGGTTTCGAATGGGGCACCGGGTTCTACATCAATCCCACGTCGCCCGAGGATGCGGCCAGCTTCCTGCGGGAAGCGGACGTATGA
- a CDS encoding carbon starvation protein A, whose protein sequence is MNALTLVFAALCIFAIAYRFYGLFIAKRVLELKEDRETPAVTMADGHDYVKTNKFILFGHHFAAIAAAGPLLGPVLAAQFGFLPGALWIIVGCVLAGAVHDTIVLFASVRHKGKSLARIAEYEIGKTTGTVASFAVLFILILTLAGLSIAVVNAMFSSPWGTYTVFCTIPIAILMGIYLQKIRPGDVKGASVIGVVLLFFAIVTGPFIAQDPVLAGLFTFSKKQIALFIPIYGFFASVLPVWLLLTPRDYLSTYLKIGTIVMLTLGIVVVHPNLSMEPVTKYISGGGPIIPGAVFPFIFITIACGALSGFHAIIGTGTTPKMIGNEKEILFVGYGAMLTEGFVAIMALIAACVLVPADYFAINAAPKAFQALGMVPVHLPELAAEVGEQVQGRPGGAVSLAVGMAYIFSAVPFMKGMMAYWYHFAIMFEAVFILTAVDAGTRVGRYLLQEMLSKVAPKFGDFTWKPGIAITSFLFTASWGYLVYTGDITTIWPLFGMSNQLLATSGLIIGTTMLIRLGKAKYAWVTAIPGIFMIPVTMSAGYLNITKNYLPKGLTLLAVLSVILMVLMAIVFIAAFVKWYQLLRVKEPVSDQYGDMVLQVVEE, encoded by the coding sequence ATGAACGCACTCACCCTGGTCTTCGCCGCCCTCTGCATCTTTGCCATCGCCTACCGTTTCTATGGCCTGTTCATCGCAAAAAGGGTGCTCGAACTCAAGGAAGACCGGGAAACTCCCGCCGTGACCATGGCCGACGGCCACGACTATGTCAAGACCAACAAGTTCATCCTCTTCGGCCACCATTTCGCGGCCATCGCCGCGGCCGGACCGCTCCTGGGGCCGGTGCTGGCGGCCCAGTTCGGCTTTCTCCCCGGCGCGCTCTGGATCATCGTCGGCTGTGTGCTGGCCGGCGCGGTCCACGACACCATCGTGCTGTTTGCCTCGGTGCGCCACAAGGGCAAGAGCCTGGCCCGCATCGCCGAGTACGAAATCGGCAAGACCACCGGCACTGTGGCCTCCTTTGCCGTGCTCTTCATCCTGATCCTGACCCTGGCCGGGCTCTCCATCGCGGTGGTCAACGCCATGTTCTCCAGCCCCTGGGGGACCTACACCGTCTTCTGCACCATCCCCATCGCCATCCTCATGGGCATCTACCTCCAGAAGATCCGGCCCGGCGACGTGAAGGGGGCCAGCGTGATCGGCGTGGTGCTGCTCTTCTTCGCCATCGTCACCGGCCCGTTCATTGCCCAGGATCCGGTCCTGGCCGGGCTGTTCACCTTCAGCAAAAAACAAATCGCCCTGTTCATCCCGATCTACGGCTTCTTTGCCTCGGTCCTGCCGGTCTGGCTGCTCCTCACCCCGCGGGACTACCTCTCCACCTATCTGAAGATCGGCACCATCGTCATGCTGACCCTGGGGATCGTGGTCGTCCACCCGAACCTCTCCATGGAGCCGGTAACCAAATACATCTCCGGCGGCGGCCCGATCATCCCGGGCGCGGTCTTCCCCTTCATCTTCATCACCATCGCCTGCGGCGCCCTCTCCGGATTCCATGCCATCATCGGCACCGGCACCACCCCCAAGATGATCGGCAACGAGAAGGAGATCCTCTTTGTCGGCTACGGCGCCATGCTGACCGAGGGTTTTGTGGCGATCATGGCCCTCATCGCCGCCTGTGTGCTGGTCCCGGCCGACTACTTCGCCATCAATGCCGCCCCCAAGGCCTTCCAGGCCCTTGGCATGGTGCCGGTGCACCTGCCCGAACTGGCTGCCGAGGTCGGCGAACAGGTGCAGGGGCGGCCGGGCGGCGCCGTTTCCCTGGCGGTCGGCATGGCCTACATCTTCTCCGCCGTACCCTTCATGAAGGGCATGATGGCCTACTGGTACCACTTTGCCATCATGTTCGAGGCGGTCTTCATCCTCACCGCCGTGGATGCCGGCACCCGCGTGGGCCGTTATCTGCTCCAGGAAATGCTGAGCAAGGTAGCCCCGAAATTCGGCGACTTCACCTGGAAGCCGGGCATCGCCATCACCAGCTTCCTCTTCACCGCTTCCTGGGGCTATCTGGTCTATACCGGGGACATCACCACCATCTGGCCCCTGTTCGGCATGAGCAACCAGCTTTTGGCCACCAGCGGCCTGATCATCGGCACCACCATGCTGATCCGGCTCGGCAAGGCCAAATACGCCTGGGTCACCGCCATCCCGGGCATCTTCATGATCCCGGTCACCATGTCCGCCGGCTACCTCAACATCACCAAGAACTACCTGCCCAAGGGGCTGACCCTGCTGGCGGTCCTCTCGGTGATCCTGATGGTCCTCATGGCGATCGTCTTCATCGCCGCCTTTGTCAAATGGTATCAACTGCTGCGGGTCAAGGAGCCGGTTTCCGACCAGTACGGCGACATGGTGCTCCAGGTGGTGGAGGAGTAA
- a CDS encoding MBG domain-containing protein — translation MALCAVVVVTFMAGPSPAFSHNAGDIASVAVQQGGKTVADLPEAAQAAVSEAVGRDNAAYHATKIVGGYQLKSVKQELAAQFRADGAVVSGWRLSLCGIGRGDERQALPSASPEAKANRVEYRRGDVTEWYVNGPLGLEQGFTLSRAPESRGAGTLSLALQLPDKMQARVAENKTDVSMIGQGDASSLSYGKLAAWDATGKSLRAWFETGRSGLQIRVDDSGAQYPITIDPLVQQQELTASDPAVSDWFGASVALSGDGTTALIGAYNKNSAKGAAYVFAKSGGTWNQLQKLTASDAAASDQFGWSVSLSSDGTTALIGAVGKNSTKGVAYVFAKSGGTWGQQQILTASDALGNDRFGISVALSGDGITALIGACASRANSSSTSAYGAAYVFTRSGTTWSQQQKLTASDPATGDYFGWSVSMSRDGTTALIGANLKNSSMGAAYVFTKGETMWSQQQKLTASDAATSDQFGISVSLGGDGNTALVGARYKSSSSGAAYVFTKSETVWSQQQKLTASDSTAADQFGFSVSLSSDSSTILIGAYNKSSAAGASYAGSAYVFTKSGAAWSQQQKLAATDAAAYDNFGWSTALSGDGTGALVGARGKNSSAAGTPSAAGAAYAYQLSKTTVTITLGDLNATYDGTPKAATVTTDPAGLAVGITYNDSSTAPTNAGSYTVVATINDFNYQGTASGTLVINKAAATVTLSNLTATYDGTPKAVTVTTNPAGKAVIVTYNGSTTAPTNAGSYDVVATISDTNYQGTASGTLVIGKATAAITLSDLTATHDGTAKSATAITNPTGLAVTFTYTYNGSVVIPINVGTYTVVATISDANYQGTASGTFKIVDKTAPVLTISTLPDGSVTNNEMLNITGTVTDDVSVKWLKVNLVQIPVDSDGGFNLGAILDSGANTIKIVASDSAGNTSTDSRTITLDLTAPNLLIAAPADNSKTATALATVNGTVDENSSVAVKLGSEIINAAMNGTSYTAYVTLVPGINTIVVTATDLAGKTNALKRTVIYDDQSPNLAITIPSQDSRTNQANLTIRGTVSDPYTDVTVSIAMDGQTYTPAVVNGQFEQAVTFTTEKSYAIVVTATNEAGVSTSAQRNVVYDVTKPGLTIDPVTSPTSQASAVLTGTRETGTIVSLSADTAAVIGGVTYPDATTWSCPVSSLAAGANNITVSAQDQAGNTTSVTAQIVYQ, via the coding sequence ATGGCGCTGTGTGCAGTGGTTGTCGTGACCTTCATGGCGGGACCGTCGCCGGCATTCTCTCATAATGCCGGCGATATCGCCTCCGTGGCGGTACAGCAGGGAGGAAAAACGGTCGCCGATCTGCCGGAGGCGGCCCAGGCGGCGGTGTCGGAGGCAGTGGGCCGTGACAATGCAGCCTATCATGCAACGAAGATCGTGGGCGGCTATCAACTCAAAAGCGTCAAGCAAGAGTTGGCGGCCCAGTTCCGGGCTGACGGCGCCGTCGTCTCCGGATGGCGGCTTTCCCTGTGCGGCATAGGCCGTGGCGATGAGCGGCAGGCTCTTCCATCGGCCTCGCCGGAGGCGAAGGCCAACCGGGTCGAATACCGCCGTGGCGATGTCACGGAGTGGTATGTCAACGGCCCGTTGGGGCTCGAGCAAGGCTTCACCCTCAGCCGCGCACCGGAAAGCAGGGGGGCAGGGACACTATCCCTCGCCCTGCAACTGCCGGACAAGATGCAGGCCCGCGTAGCAGAGAACAAGACCGATGTTTCAATGATTGGCCAGGGGGACGCATCGTCACTCAGCTACGGCAAACTTGCCGCTTGGGACGCCACGGGCAAAAGCCTCCGGGCCTGGTTCGAAACCGGGCGGAGCGGCTTGCAGATCCGGGTGGACGACAGTGGGGCCCAGTATCCGATCACCATAGATCCCTTGGTTCAGCAGCAGGAACTAACCGCATCTGACCCTGCGGTATCCGACTGGTTCGGTGCTTCCGTTGCTCTGAGCGGCGACGGCACCACGGCCCTAATTGGGGCGTATAATAAAAACTCCGCCAAGGGAGCAGCCTATGTTTTTGCAAAAAGCGGAGGAACGTGGAACCAGCTACAGAAGCTGACCGCCTCGGACGCTGCGGCAAGCGACCAATTCGGCTGGTCAGTCTCCCTGAGCAGCGATGGCACCACGGCCCTGATCGGGGCAGTAGGGAAAAACTCCACCAAGGGAGTGGCCTATGTCTTTGCAAAAAGCGGAGGAACGTGGGGGCAACAACAAATACTAACCGCCTCGGATGCCCTCGGTAATGATCGATTCGGTATTTCCGTGGCCCTGAGCGGTGACGGCATCACCGCCTTGATCGGGGCATGTGCATCCAGGGCAAACTCATCGTCTACCAGCGCATACGGCGCAGCTTATGTCTTTACAAGAAGCGGAACGACGTGGAGTCAGCAGCAGAAACTGACCGCTTCTGACCCTGCGACAGGCGACTATTTTGGTTGGTCCGTATCCATGAGCCGTGATGGCACCACGGCCCTAATCGGGGCTAATTTAAAAAATTCATCCATGGGCGCAGCCTATGTCTTTACGAAGGGCGAAACGATGTGGAGCCAGCAGCAGAAACTGACCGCTTCTGATGCTGCAACATCCGACCAGTTTGGCATTTCCGTGTCCCTAGGTGGAGACGGCAATACGGCCCTGGTCGGAGCTCGTTACAAAAGCTCATCAAGCGGTGCAGCCTATGTTTTTACGAAAAGCGAAACAGTATGGAGCCAGCAACAGAAACTGACCGCCTCAGACTCGACGGCAGCCGATCAATTCGGCTTTTCTGTTTCCCTGAGCAGTGACAGTTCCACGATACTGATTGGCGCTTATAATAAGAGTTCCGCAGCAGGTGCCTCCTATGCAGGTTCTGCTTATGTCTTTACAAAGAGCGGAGCGGCATGGAGCCAGCAACAGAAACTGGCCGCCACGGATGCTGCGGCATATGACAATTTCGGCTGGTCCACAGCTCTGAGCGGCGACGGCACCGGGGCCTTGGTCGGGGCTCGTGGAAAAAACTCATCGGCGGCAGGTACCCCCTCCGCAGCGGGTGCCGCCTACGCCTATCAGCTTTCCAAGACCACCGTCACCATCACCCTAGGTGACCTTAACGCCACCTACGACGGTACACCCAAAGCTGCCACCGTCACCACCGACCCGGCAGGACTGGCCGTCGGTATCACCTACAACGACAGCAGTACAGCGCCGACCAATGCCGGTAGCTATACTGTTGTTGCCACAATAAACGATTTCAACTATCAGGGAACGGCCAGCGGTACGCTGGTCATCAACAAAGCCGCAGCCACCGTCACCCTGAGCAACCTGACCGCCACCTACGACGGGACCCCCAAGGCCGTCACCGTCACCACCAATCCGGCGGGTAAGGCCGTCATCGTCACCTACAACGGCAGTACTACAGCGCCAACCAATGCCGGCAGCTACGATGTCGTCGCTACCATCAGCGATACCAACTATCAGGGTACGGCCAGCGGCACGCTGGTCATTGGCAAAGCCACCGCCGCCATCACCCTGAGCGACCTGACAGCCACCCACGACGGCACGGCAAAATCGGCCACGGCCATCACCAATCCGACCGGACTGGCCGTCACCTTCACCTATACCTATAACGGCAGCGTCGTGATACCGATCAATGTCGGCACCTACACTGTCGTTGCCACAATCAGCGATGCCAACTACCAAGGCACGGCCAGCGGCACGTTCAAGATCGTTGACAAAACGGCGCCGGTGCTCACTATCTCCACCCTGCCCGACGGCAGCGTCACCAACAACGAAATGCTCAACATCACCGGCACGGTCACCGACGATGTTAGCGTCAAGTGGCTCAAGGTCAATCTCGTTCAGATTCCGGTGGACTCCGACGGCGGTTTCAATCTGGGAGCAATCCTTGACAGCGGAGCAAATACCATCAAAATTGTTGCCAGCGACTCGGCCGGTAACACCTCAACAGACAGCCGGACCATTACCCTGGACTTGACCGCACCCAACCTGTTGATCGCGGCTCCGGCCGACAACAGCAAGACCGCCACGGCCCTGGCCACCGTCAACGGCACCGTGGATGAAAACTCCTCCGTAGCCGTAAAACTGGGCAGCGAAATCATAAACGCCGCCATGAACGGCACAAGCTACACCGCCTATGTGACGCTTGTCCCCGGCATCAACACCATCGTAGTAACCGCCACCGATCTGGCCGGCAAAACCAACGCCCTGAAGCGGACCGTCATCTACGACGACCAGAGTCCAAACCTGGCGATCACCATACCATCCCAGGACAGCCGCACCAACCAAGCCAATCTTACCATCCGCGGGACCGTCTCCGATCCCTACACCGATGTGACCGTCAGCATTGCCATGGACGGCCAGACCTACACCCCTGCCGTAGTTAACGGGCAGTTTGAACAGGCCGTCACCTTTACCACTGAAAAGAGCTACGCCATCGTGGTCACCGCCACCAACGAAGCAGGCGTCAGCACTAGTGCACAGCGTAATGTGGTGTACGATGTCACCAAGCCGGGCCTGACCATCGACCCGGTTACCAGCCCGACCAGCCAGGCCAGCGCCGTGCTGACCGGCACAAGAGAGACGGGAACCATCGTCTCGCTCAGTGCCGATACTGCGGCCGTCATCGGCGGGGTCACCTACCCGGACGCCACCACCTGGAGTTGCCCGGTAAGTTCCCTCGCGGCCGGGGCAAACAACATTACCGTCAGCGCCCAGGATCAGGCCGGCAATACCACCAGCGTAACGGCACAGATTGTCTATCAGTAG
- a CDS encoding endonuclease III domain-containing protein yields the protein MKALTTASLSPTGERLKTVFLHLLERFGPRFWWPAETPFEVCIGAILTQNTAWTNVEKAISALKGADVLTMEGIEALEAGRLAELIRPAGYYNVKSARIKEFVGWLRERHGGSLDVLFSGAWREVRRELLKVRGIGPETCDAILLYAGNKPTFVVDAYTRRLFHRLGLVPADAGYDETRLLFMTHLPGDVPLFNEYHALIVEQCKVFCRARPLCTGCPLAPQCPTSRSGGHT from the coding sequence ATGAAGGCCCTGACCACGGCATCACTCTCCCCCACCGGCGAACGGCTCAAGACGGTTTTCCTCCACCTGCTGGAACGCTTCGGCCCCCGCTTCTGGTGGCCGGCCGAGACCCCCTTTGAGGTCTGCATCGGGGCGATCCTGACCCAGAACACGGCCTGGACCAATGTGGAAAAGGCCATCAGCGCCCTGAAAGGTGCCGATGTCCTGACCATGGAGGGGATTGAGGCTCTGGAGGCGGGCCGCCTGGCGGAGCTGATCCGGCCGGCGGGCTACTACAATGTCAAGAGCGCCAGGATCAAGGAGTTTGTGGGGTGGCTCCGGGAGCGCCACGGCGGCTCCCTGGATGTGCTGTTCAGCGGAGCGTGGCGCGAGGTGCGCCGGGAACTGCTCAAGGTGCGCGGCATCGGCCCGGAAACCTGCGATGCGATCCTGCTCTACGCCGGCAACAAGCCAACCTTTGTGGTGGATGCCTACACCCGGCGCCTCTTCCACCGCCTGGGCCTCGTGCCGGCCGATGCGGGCTACGACGAGACCCGCCTGCTGTTCATGACGCACCTGCCCGGCGATGTCCCGCTGTTCAACGAGTACCACGCCCTGATCGTGGAACAGTGCAAGGTCTTCTGCCGCGCCCGCCCCCTGTGCACCGGCTGCCCCCTGGCGCCACAGTGTCCCACCTCCCGCTCCGGCGGCCACACCTGA
- a CDS encoding SDR family oxidoreductase has translation MKSMFIAGCGYIGRRVARLARDAGYEPTCLVRSAEHGAALEQTGFGTVIAALDDPAGIPVPETAAGGVVLYCVPPPGGGLSDTRARNFCAALAALSPPPAVIVYLGATSVYSETRGGVVTEDSPTAPASAMGKRRLDAEAAFREFGAAHGTAVVILRISGIYGPGRLPLMQISQGQPLLKEAESGPSNRIHADDLAQVCLAAVEKGEDGDVFNVSDGHPASMTSYFNAAADALGMPRQPQVTLEEARQAMSPLMFSYVSESRVVDNSRMLEKLGVRLRYPTMAQGLPASIEAA, from the coding sequence ATGAAGAGCATGTTCATAGCCGGTTGCGGCTACATCGGCCGGCGCGTCGCCCGCCTGGCGCGGGACGCGGGATACGAACCGACCTGCCTGGTCAGGTCGGCGGAGCATGGCGCGGCCTTGGAACAGACGGGTTTCGGGACGGTCATCGCCGCGCTGGACGACCCGGCCGGGATACCGGTGCCGGAGACGGCGGCCGGCGGGGTGGTGCTGTACTGCGTGCCGCCGCCCGGGGGCGGGCTTTCCGACACCCGGGCCAGGAACTTCTGCGCCGCCCTGGCCGCCCTGTCGCCGCCTCCCGCCGTGATCGTCTACCTGGGCGCCACCTCGGTCTACAGCGAGACTCGCGGCGGCGTGGTGACGGAGGATTCCCCCACCGCCCCGGCCTCGGCCATGGGCAAGCGTCGCCTCGATGCCGAGGCCGCCTTCCGGGAATTCGGGGCGGCTCACGGCACGGCGGTGGTCATCCTGCGCATCAGCGGCATCTACGGCCCCGGCCGCCTGCCGCTGATGCAGATCAGCCAGGGGCAGCCGCTTCTCAAGGAAGCGGAGTCAGGCCCCAGCAACCGCATCCACGCCGACGACTTGGCGCAGGTCTGCCTGGCGGCGGTGGAGAAGGGGGAGGATGGCGATGTCTTCAACGTAAGCGACGGCCATCCCGCCAGCATGACCAGCTACTTCAACGCCGCCGCCGACGCCCTGGGCATGCCCCGCCAGCCCCAGGTGACGCTGGAGGAAGCGCGCCAAGCCATGTCCCCCCTGATGTTCTCCTACGTGAGCGAGTCGCGGGTGGTGGACAATTCCCGCATGTTGGAGAAGCTGGGCGTCAGGTTGCGCTACCCCACCATGGCCCAGGGGCTGCCCGCCTCGATCGAGGCGGCATGA
- a CDS encoding YbaB/EbfC family nucleoid-associated protein translates to MSKGLASIMKQAQMIQQKMAKLQEEASQRTAEASSGGGAVNVQVNGKNEIVSLSIKKEAVDPNDVEMLQDLIIAAVNEAMKNVHSEISEEMSKITGGMSIPGLF, encoded by the coding sequence ATGTCAAAAGGTTTGGCAAGCATCATGAAACAGGCCCAGATGATCCAGCAGAAGATGGCGAAGCTCCAGGAAGAGGCGAGCCAGCGGACGGCCGAAGCATCTTCGGGCGGCGGCGCGGTGAACGTCCAGGTCAACGGCAAGAACGAAATAGTTTCACTTTCGATAAAAAAGGAAGCCGTCGATCCGAACGACGTGGAGATGCTGCAAGACCTTATTATCGCTGCGGTAAACGAGGCCATGAAAAACGTCCACAGCGAAATCTCCGAGGAGATGTCCAAGATCACCGGCGGCATGAGCATCCCGGGCCTCTTCTAG